GGTGCGCCTACTGCCTTACCTATTGGTTCCCCTTTTTTCGCTGTTATTGTTTGGCGTTTACATCTATTGCTGGTTTGGTTGCGTCCAGGAGGAGAGGCAAAAGAAGCTGCTGCAAGTTAAAAGCATCGAGATTTTGCAGTATGTGTCTGACCTTATTCTGTACAGAGCCACACATGTTTAGTTACTTGCTATAATACCTTTTCTGATGGCTGTGTACATCACTTATCTCGTGCGATAGGAAGCACAAGATCTCAGAAGATGCATATTCACTGTTGCATGCTTCAAGGACTATTGGTCAAGTGTGGTGGACCAACCTATGACCCTTAGAATTTTGTTATTTTACCAATATGCAAGTGCATTTCAAAGAACTCTATTATATTGCAGGTTGAGACTTTGGAAGAAAAACGTAGGCTGGTTTACAGTCTTGATATTGCAGCTGTCCAAGGCTGGTTTGGATATTCCTGAAGAACTTTCGCTATTCAAGAGAAGCAGTGACAAGAAAATTTCTGAAAACAGTGACATCGTGGAGCAAATTTTGCCAGCCAGGTTTGTTGAGCAAAGTGTGGATCCTTGTAGAGAATATAAGAATAACATGAAGAATGATTCAATGAAAGCTATGGAATGCCAACTAAAGATGGATGTTGAAGTAAGCATTCCAGAGCCAAAAATTGAGAAGCAACTACAAAATCAGTAGTCAATAGTTTTATGTAAAGTAattgtggaacaaaaaaaaCATGTAAAGTAACCGAGCTCACGACAAGCCTCCGCGCTTCTACATGTTGAATAATTAAGCAATTGTCTGATTAAATTccgaaataaataaatcatgaatTTAACTAGAATTAGCATGAACAACCCTATCATACTAATAACAAGATGCGGTAAACACATGATTAAACACTGAACTAAATAACAGCGTACGTACTGAGTGTTTGCCGTCGGGAAGACGAACGGCGCTGACGGGATGACGGCGGTTGTGCGAACGGAACGAAGCAGACGGCGTTGCAGACGTCGATATGCCGCAGCACCggacttggacggaggacgagccgtggcaAAGATCGCTGAGCAGTCGCGCCGGGCACTTCCCAAAAATCTTATTCGCTCTCTCCCAGTGCAGGATCCCAAAGGCAAAAGGTTctggagacctgctctcccgttcaccggtgcacgccggcgctcgggatgaagaagactacggtggcggtgcagcaatgagaggaggcaaaaccctaactcagattagatGTATTTTGGTGGCAGCCAATAGGATGTATATATAGGAGAACCCACGACCTCGCGTCATAATCAGATCTGTAATCAGATTAGGAAACCGACTAGACCTTCCATATCTCGCAAACCTAACAACCAAGCaaccaaaaaaataaaacagcaaAAGGAAGCCACGCCCCCGCAAGGCGAGGAGCCGGATTTCGGCGGACCATTCACATAGACGTCGCGTGCCCGCGTATTTTGCCCCGGCcccggcgagcgagcgcgcgcgtgtggaGTTCCCTTTCTCTCCCCACACACATAGCTTGAAGAGACAATGATGGCCTCACTATTTAAGTTAGCCACCCTCAACTTCCTCAAGCAAGGTGGGACTACCACTCTTTCACTTCCTCATGCTTatatgggcctttgagatttatttggaatagCTGAAATaattaatgggccaagcccaaaattccaacaatcccccACAAGATCTCAAATGCCCATTTTGAGATTTGCCAGTTTCTCACTACtgtttgatataccagtatttcaGTGAGGACGGTTAAGTTTAACTATCACCTAGAACTTCAAGCTACACTTATCCACAACTTGAACAAtagactatgccttgaattgcaagtttgGTGCGAACAAGTTTCACTCAAAGTCATAACCAGTACAAGGCTGCCAGTAGCCTACACCGCGGGTGGAGCATATACGACATACTCCATGGTCTCTTCATGAGCTTGCTAGAGATTACCCAAGTCTCATAGACTGCGACATTCAACAGTCGGGGCTCATATAGGTGTGCTTCTTTCAAGAATGCTCTGTAGGACAGCATCTTCGCTTAATCAAGCCAACAGAAACACATTAAGGCACATAGTCAACCTACCATACAGCATCTGAGAGTATTGCATCTTCACTAAGAGAGGATTCTAAAGAGAGTTAATCTCCTCAGTTAACCGATAGTTTGTTCTTCCCAGATTCTAATTCatgggatctccgatcacataggttggGTTACCACTATGGCAGCTACATGGGTCTCAAACCCATCTCCCTCGATGCACTTTCTATCACATTCTGTGATAGCCCTTTTGTAAAGGGATCTGCCAGGTTTTTATCTGTTTGAATATAAGTCACACTTatcactccggagtttctcatcttcctgacagacttcagtcgtcttttgacatgtcttgatgactttgtattatccttagcactgttcactttgactatcactgtttgattgtcacagttcataagAATAGCCGGCACTGGTTTCTCAACCACAAACAAGTCCATCAAGAGTTCACGCAGCCACTCTGCCTCAACAGTGGAAGTATCCAAAGCAGTAAGTTCTGCTTTCATGGTTGACTTCGTCAAAATGATCTATTTGCAAGACCTCCATAATATCGCACCACCTGCAAGGGCAAACACGTACCCACTAGTGGCATAAAGGTCATCAGCATCAGATATCCGGTTCGAATCACTACATCTGTCCAGCACAGCAGGGTGCCCATAATAGTAAATCTCATAACTCATAGTACCAACTAGATAGCGCATAACCCTTTCAAGTGCATGTCAATGATCAGTACCCGGGTTGAACATGaacctgctcaatt
This window of the Panicum virgatum strain AP13 chromosome 1K, P.virgatum_v5, whole genome shotgun sequence genome carries:
- the LOC120656917 gene encoding ATP-dependent RNA helicase DEAH13-like, whose protein sequence is MSKTKLKKLQKLEEERQKKLLQVKSIEILQKHKISEDAYSLLHASRTIGQVETLEEKRRLVYSLDIAAVQGWFGYS